A genomic region of Zea mays cultivar B73 chromosome 6, Zm-B73-REFERENCE-NAM-5.0, whole genome shotgun sequence contains the following coding sequences:
- the LOC103628940 gene encoding uncharacterized protein, with amino-acid sequence MNQSSFPPRNRHPIITRYHSPSLPCPSPAYKTQRPGGRGRHTSSVHLSMRAHTQRSNSNNMNGFYSSMAHGLDALQRSPHACLSAAFLQQAAALLRSLHSQLLHLVQRLHLPPGESWLDEYMDETSRLWDACQLARAGAAGLDTYCAAAARVAPALRDWLYGGSGGSHAAASARHLQRAITAPRRHAAALHQDNRALADARLDPASLLLDDRSPLEFKLNAFNGFRGVLYALRNATSFLLILLISGTVTCLPDLTAGCCSASANHHQLRASAGGGYVASIARLRQRVVEEMEECIIAGDHRSHSAGIMMHEFRQARAAIDGLKQDFDRAVAMGGYRDDISDSLVQRAEIINGWVGMLRSGAEAVIAELDDFFDEIVEGRKMLSDLCSHR; translated from the coding sequence ATGAATCAATCATCGTTCCCCCCGCGCAACAGACACCCCATCATTACTCGTTACCATAGTCCGTCCCTCCCCTGCCCCAGCCCTGCCTATAAAACCCAGCGTCCAGGCGGCAGAGGTAGGCACACCAGCAGTGTCCATCTGTCCATGCGAGCACACACACAGCGGAGCAACAGCAACAACATGAACGGGTTCTACTCTTCCATGGCGCACGGGCTGGACGCGCTCCAGCGCAGCCCGCACGCTTGCCTGTCGGCGGCCTTCCTGCAGCAGGCGGCGGCGCTGCTGCGGTCCCTGCACTCGCAGCTGCTGCACCTGGTGCAGCGCCTCCACCTGCCGCCCGGCGAGAGTTGGCTGGACGAGTACATGGACGAGACATCCCGCCTGTGGGACGCCTGCCAGCTCGCCCGCGCGGGCGCCGCGGGGCTCGACACCtactgcgccgccgccgcccgcgtcGCCCCCGCGCTCCGCGACTGGCTCTACGGCGGCAGCGGCGGCTCCCACGCCGCGGCCTCCGCGCGGCACCTCCAGCGCGCCATCACCGCGCCCAGGCGCCACGCCGCCGCGCTCCACCAGGACAACCGCGCGCTCGCCGACGCCAGGCTCGACCCGGCCTCGCTCCTGCTCGACGACCGCTCCCCGCTCGAGTTCAAGCTCAACGCCTTCAACGGCTTCCGCGGCGTCCTCTACGCGCTGCGCAATGCCACCTCCTTCCTCCTGATCCTCCTCATCTCCGGCACCGTCACCTGCCTCCCCGACCTCACAGCCGGCTGCTGCTCTGCGTCTGCCAACCACCACCAGCTCCGCGCCTCGGCGGGCGGCGGCTACGTCGCCTCCATCGCCCGCCTGCGCCAGCGCGTCGTCGAGGAGATGGAGGAATGCATCATCGCTGGGGACCACCGCtcgcactcggccgggatcatgatGCACGAGTTCCGCCAGGCCAGGGCCGCCATCGACGGCCTCAAGCAGGACTTCGACAGGGCAGTCGCCATGGGCGGCTACCGCGACGACATCAGCGACAGCCTTGTCCAGAGAGCAGAGATCATCAATGGCTGGGTTGGGATGCTGCGATCAGGCGCCGAGGCCGTCATCGCTGAGCTCGATGACTTCTTCGACGAGATCGTCGAGGGCAGGAAGATGCTCTCCGACCTCTGCAGCCATCGCTAG